One window of the Thermodesulfomicrobium sp. WS genome contains the following:
- the rpoB gene encoding DNA-directed RNA polymerase subunit beta: MKKLIKKFGRIKDSVSLPHLLSLQLDSYIKFLQADVPPSMRANTGLEGVFRSVFPIHDFNNTATLEYVSYEILPPKYDVDECIAKGLTYEAPLRLKVRLAVYDVDEETGARSIHDIKEQDLYFGTIPLITPKGTFLVNGTERVIVNQLQRSPGVLFEHDSGKTHSSRKVLYSCRIIPMRGSWLDFDFDHKDILYVRIDRRRKMPVTILLKAMGMSTEDILAYFYQPETFRLDGDRVLRKVEEYNLRRESAYEDIVEPGGKVLVAAGKPITRGAWQRMRRAGIEYYAVRPESLETEYAMRDIVHPETGEVLIRAGQPLVAGAVERCREAGITEFACIFCTGPEVSTAIRDTLDLDKCEDMEAAQIEIYKRLRPSSPPTPEVAATFFDNLFRNPDYYDLSAVGRYKLNARLGLDLPIDHRTLSNEDIFRAIKKLVHLKDTHGPADDIDHLGNRRVRPVGELVENQYRIGLVRMERAIKERMSLQEVSTLMPHDLVNPKPVTAVLKEFFGTSQLSQFMDQTNPLSEVTHKRRLSALGPGGLTRERAGFEVRDVHVSHYGRICPIETPEGPNIGLIVSLTTHAQVNDFGFIETPYRVVREGKITDEVRYFDASEEAGQVIAQANARFDPETKEFLDPLIEARVDGEVALVPREEVTLMDISPSQIVSISSALIPFLEHDDANRALMGSNMQRQAVPLLRAEEPLVGTGIEGVVARDSGACLLAEADGVVSYVDAERIVVAYDDADLFPQTGGVRFYDLQKFHKSNQNSCFGQKPRVRIGDRVRKGDILADGPAIKDGELALGKNLLVAFMPWCGYNYEDSILISERMLKEDVYTSIHIEEFDVFARDTKLGPEEITRDIPNVGEDMLRNLDDSGIIRIGARVKAEDILVGKITPKGETQLTPEERLLRAIFGDKARDVKNTSLKVPPGIEGTVVDVKVFNRRSGEKDERAKEIERYELDRLDQREQLYIASLTQRTRERIWEICKNKIVSKSVPGKRKGEVILEAGQPMRWEVLQELPVKKLAGLFAAKETNEAVKVMLEQYDLQVKFIKDYYDNKRAKVTEGDDLPPGVIKMVKVYIAVKRKLSVGDKMAGRHGNKGVVSNILPEEDMPFFADGTPVDVVLNPLGVPSRMNIGQIMETHLGWAAKGLGEQIAALVERGEHVRVVREEMKAIFDAPETQELIDSMEDEELLETARALKKGIVMKTPVFDGAHEEEIWALLQKAGLPDDGKALLYDGRTGEPFYSRVTVGYMYYLKLHHLVDEKIHARSTGPYSLVTQQPLGGKAQFGGQRLGEMEVWALEAYGAAYLLQEFLTVKSDDVNGRVKMYEKIVKGSNFLESGMPESFNVLVKEMMALGLEVSLIEEDSKKRVKRK; encoded by the coding sequence ATGAAAAAATTGATCAAAAAATTCGGACGAATCAAAGACTCCGTGTCCCTTCCCCACCTGCTTAGCCTGCAACTGGACTCCTATATCAAATTTCTTCAGGCCGATGTTCCCCCGAGCATGCGCGCCAATACAGGCTTGGAGGGCGTGTTTCGTTCGGTCTTTCCTATACATGACTTCAACAATACTGCTACGCTGGAATACGTCAGCTACGAAATATTGCCGCCGAAATATGATGTCGATGAGTGTATCGCCAAGGGGCTGACGTATGAAGCGCCGCTGCGCCTCAAGGTCCGACTGGCGGTGTATGATGTTGATGAAGAAACCGGTGCCCGCTCTATTCACGATATCAAGGAGCAGGACCTTTACTTTGGCACCATCCCGCTCATTACACCTAAAGGCACCTTTTTGGTGAACGGCACCGAGCGGGTCATCGTCAACCAGTTGCAGCGTTCCCCCGGCGTATTGTTCGAGCATGACTCAGGCAAGACGCATTCGAGCCGCAAGGTGCTCTACAGTTGTCGCATCATTCCCATGCGTGGCTCATGGCTGGATTTTGATTTCGACCACAAAGATATCCTTTACGTGCGTATCGATCGCCGCCGCAAGATGCCGGTGACGATTTTGCTCAAGGCCATGGGCATGAGCACCGAAGATATCCTGGCGTACTTTTATCAGCCAGAGACATTCCGTCTGGACGGCGATCGGGTGCTGCGCAAGGTCGAGGAATACAATTTGCGCCGCGAATCCGCCTATGAGGATATCGTGGAGCCAGGTGGCAAGGTGCTCGTGGCTGCGGGCAAGCCCATCACCCGTGGGGCGTGGCAGCGCATGCGCCGGGCAGGGATCGAATACTATGCCGTGCGTCCCGAGTCTTTGGAGACCGAATACGCCATGCGGGACATCGTGCACCCCGAGACCGGCGAGGTGCTCATTCGCGCCGGCCAGCCTTTGGTGGCGGGCGCGGTGGAACGCTGTCGCGAGGCCGGAATCACGGAGTTTGCCTGTATCTTCTGCACTGGGCCGGAAGTGTCCACGGCCATTCGGGATACCTTGGATCTGGACAAGTGCGAAGACATGGAGGCTGCACAGATCGAGATCTACAAACGTCTGCGCCCCAGCTCGCCCCCCACGCCCGAGGTGGCGGCAACCTTTTTCGACAACCTGTTCCGCAATCCGGATTACTACGATCTTTCGGCCGTGGGCCGCTACAAGCTCAACGCCCGCTTGGGGCTCGATCTCCCCATCGATCATCGCACCCTCAGCAACGAAGACATTTTCCGGGCCATCAAAAAACTGGTGCACCTCAAGGATACCCATGGCCCGGCCGATGACATCGACCACTTGGGCAACCGCCGGGTGCGTCCGGTGGGCGAGCTGGTGGAAAACCAGTACCGCATCGGTTTGGTGCGCATGGAGCGGGCCATCAAGGAGCGCATGAGCCTGCAGGAAGTCTCGACCCTCATGCCCCATGACCTGGTGAACCCCAAGCCGGTGACTGCGGTACTCAAGGAGTTCTTCGGCACCTCCCAGCTTTCCCAGTTCATGGATCAGACCAACCCGCTTTCGGAAGTGACCCATAAGCGCCGCCTTTCGGCCTTGGGGCCTGGCGGTCTGACCCGCGAGCGGGCAGGGTTCGAGGTCCGCGACGTCCATGTGAGCCATTACGGACGCATTTGCCCCATCGAGACCCCGGAAGGCCCCAACATCGGCCTGATCGTCTCCCTGACGACCCATGCCCAGGTCAATGACTTTGGATTCATCGAGACCCCGTACCGGGTGGTCCGCGAAGGCAAGATTACTGACGAGGTACGGTATTTCGACGCTTCCGAGGAGGCAGGCCAAGTCATCGCCCAGGCCAACGCCCGCTTTGACCCGGAAACCAAAGAGTTTCTGGACCCCCTCATCGAGGCGCGCGTGGACGGCGAAGTGGCCTTGGTGCCTCGCGAGGAAGTGACCCTCATGGACATTTCCCCGAGCCAGATCGTGTCCATCTCTTCGGCGCTCATCCCCTTCTTGGAGCATGACGACGCCAACCGTGCCCTCATGGGTTCCAACATGCAGCGTCAGGCCGTGCCGCTTTTGCGTGCGGAAGAGCCCTTGGTGGGGACCGGTATCGAGGGCGTGGTGGCCCGGGATTCTGGGGCGTGCCTTCTGGCGGAGGCCGATGGGGTCGTCAGCTATGTGGATGCCGAGCGTATCGTCGTGGCCTATGACGACGCCGACCTTTTTCCGCAAACCGGAGGGGTGCGGTTCTACGACCTCCAGAAATTCCACAAATCCAACCAGAATAGCTGCTTTGGGCAGAAGCCGCGGGTACGCATCGGCGATCGCGTGCGCAAAGGTGATATCCTTGCCGATGGGCCGGCCATCAAAGATGGCGAGCTCGCCCTGGGGAAGAACCTCTTGGTGGCGTTCATGCCTTGGTGCGGATACAATTACGAAGACTCCATCCTCATCTCCGAGCGCATGCTCAAGGAGGACGTCTATACCTCCATCCATATCGAGGAGTTCGATGTCTTCGCCCGGGATACCAAATTGGGTCCGGAAGAGATCACCCGGGACATCCCCAATGTGGGCGAAGATATGCTCCGCAACCTCGACGACAGCGGCATCATCCGCATCGGCGCTCGGGTCAAGGCGGAAGACATCTTGGTGGGCAAGATCACGCCCAAGGGGGAGACACAGCTCACTCCCGAAGAGCGCTTGCTGCGTGCCATCTTCGGTGACAAGGCCCGGGATGTGAAAAACACCTCCCTCAAGGTGCCGCCGGGGATCGAGGGGACGGTGGTCGACGTCAAGGTGTTCAACCGCCGCTCCGGAGAAAAGGACGAGCGCGCCAAGGAGATCGAGCGCTATGAGTTGGACCGCCTCGATCAACGGGAGCAGCTCTATATCGCCAGCCTGACCCAACGCACTCGGGAACGTATTTGGGAGATTTGCAAGAACAAGATCGTCTCCAAGAGTGTCCCAGGCAAACGCAAGGGCGAGGTCATCCTGGAAGCTGGCCAGCCCATGCGCTGGGAGGTTCTGCAGGAACTGCCTGTCAAGAAGCTTGCCGGGCTGTTTGCGGCCAAGGAGACCAACGAAGCTGTGAAGGTCATGCTGGAGCAGTATGACCTTCAGGTCAAATTCATCAAAGACTACTACGACAATAAACGTGCCAAGGTCACGGAAGGCGATGACCTGCCCCCGGGCGTCATCAAGATGGTCAAGGTGTACATCGCGGTGAAGCGTAAACTCAGCGTCGGAGACAAGATGGCCGGCCGCCACGGCAACAAGGGCGTGGTGTCCAACATCCTCCCTGAGGAGGACATGCCGTTTTTCGCTGACGGCACACCCGTGGACGTGGTCCTCAACCCCTTGGGCGTGCCCTCGCGCATGAACATCGGGCAGATCATGGAGACCCATTTGGGATGGGCCGCCAAGGGGCTGGGCGAACAGATCGCGGCCCTGGTGGAACGCGGCGAACACGTGCGGGTGGTGCGTGAAGAGATGAAGGCCATCTTTGACGCCCCGGAGACCCAGGAGCTCATCGACTCCATGGAGGACGAGGAGCTTTTGGAGACGGCGCGCGCCCTCAAAAAGGGTATCGTCATGAAGACCCCGGTCTTTGATGGCGCCCACGAAGAGGAGATCTGGGCGCTTTTGCAGAAGGCCGGCCTCCCTGACGATGGCAAGGCCCTGCTCTATGACGGCCGTACCGGCGAGCCCTTCTACAGCCGGGTCACGGTGGGCTACATGTACTACCTGAAGCTCCACCATCTGGTGGACGAAAAGATCCATGCCCGCTCCACGGGCCCCTATTCCTTGGTCACGCAGCAGCCGCTGGGCGGCAAGGCCCAGTTCGGCGGTCAGCGCCTGGGCGAGATGGAAGTATGGGCCTTGGAGGCGTATGGCGCTGCCTATCTCTTGCAGGAATTCCTCACCGTCAAATCCGACGACGTCAACGGGCGCGTGAAGATGTACGAGAAGATCGTCAAGGGTTCCAATTTCTTGGAAAGCGGCATGCCGGAGTCGTTCAACGTTTTGGTGAAGGAAATGATGGCCTTGGGTCTGGAGGTGTCCCTGATTGAAGAGGACTCCAAAAAGCGCGTCAAGCGCAAGTAA
- the rplL gene encoding 50S ribosomal protein L7/L12, translating to MSGITKEQVVEFIANMTVLELAEFIKELEEKFGVSAAAPVAAVAMAPVAGAEAAPVEEKTEFDVVLKDAGANKIGVIKVVRALTNLGLKEAKAKVDETPSVILEAVSKDAAADAKKQLEEAGAQVEVK from the coding sequence ATGTCCGGTATTACCAAAGAACAGGTCGTCGAGTTCATTGCCAACATGACCGTGCTCGAACTCGCGGAGTTCATCAAGGAATTGGAAGAAAAGTTCGGTGTCTCTGCTGCTGCCCCGGTGGCTGCAGTGGCCATGGCTCCGGTGGCTGGGGCTGAGGCTGCCCCGGTGGAAGAGAAGACCGAATTTGACGTGGTGCTCAAGGATGCCGGCGCCAACAAGATCGGTGTCATCAAGGTGGTGCGCGCACTCACCAATCTGGGTCTGAAAGAGGCCAAGGCCAAAGTGGACGAGACCCCCTCGGTGATTCTCGAGGCTGTCTCCAAGGACGCCGCCGCGGATGCCAAGAAGCAGTTGGAAGAGGCCGGCGCGCAAGTTGAAGTTAAGTAA
- the rplJ gene encoding 50S ribosomal protein L10 — MDRAEKGKIIEGLKDRAERAQVAIVTDFQGLSVAQLTPLRAKLHEAGCDYQVVKNTLARLAFSQTPHNVLGEKLKYSCAVAFGYDDPVVAAKVVVEFAKKNDKFSVRCASLNGKLLDEAAVKALSDLPSREQLLAQVLGTMNAVPQNFVCLFANVLRGMLNVLSALKEKKEQE; from the coding sequence GTGGATAGGGCAGAAAAAGGCAAGATCATTGAAGGCCTGAAGGACCGTGCCGAGCGGGCGCAGGTGGCCATTGTGACCGATTTTCAAGGTCTCTCCGTGGCCCAACTGACTCCGCTGCGGGCGAAGCTCCATGAGGCCGGCTGCGACTACCAGGTGGTCAAAAACACCTTGGCGCGGCTTGCGTTCAGCCAGACCCCGCACAATGTGCTGGGAGAGAAGCTGAAGTACAGCTGTGCAGTGGCTTTTGGCTACGACGATCCCGTGGTCGCTGCCAAAGTTGTGGTGGAGTTTGCAAAGAAGAACGATAAGTTTTCGGTGCGTTGCGCGAGCCTCAACGGCAAGTTGCTCGACGAGGCGGCGGTAAAGGCCCTTTCCGACCTGCCGAGCCGCGAACAGCTGCTGGCGCAGGTCCTGGGCACCATGAACGCCGTGCCGCAGAACTTCGTATGCCTCTTTGCCAACGTCCTGCGGGGCATGCTCAATGTCTTGAGCGCCCTGAAGGAAAAGAAAGAACAAGAATGA
- the rplA gene encoding 50S ribosomal protein L1, whose protein sequence is MPKHGKKVRQAYEGIDRLKAYEASDALGLVLERAFAKFDETVDVAVNLGVNPKYSDQMVRGAVSLPHGLGKTVRVVAFCKGENEEKARAAGAIEAGGDDLVEKIRGGWLEFDKAVATPDMMGVVGKIGKILGPRGLMPNAKTGTVTFDLENAIKELLAGKVEFRVDKAGVVHAPIGKVSFGVEKLLGNMRVLVDALVKLKPASAKGTYLKAISVSSTMGPGIKVDVASLRRAE, encoded by the coding sequence ATGCCGAAGCATGGAAAAAAAGTGCGTCAGGCCTATGAGGGTATTGATCGCCTCAAGGCCTATGAGGCTTCTGATGCCTTGGGTCTCGTCCTGGAGCGTGCCTTCGCCAAGTTCGACGAGACTGTGGATGTCGCCGTGAATTTGGGGGTGAACCCCAAGTATTCCGATCAGATGGTGCGTGGTGCCGTCTCTTTGCCTCATGGTTTGGGCAAGACGGTGCGCGTGGTCGCCTTCTGTAAGGGAGAAAATGAAGAGAAGGCGCGCGCAGCTGGCGCCATCGAGGCGGGCGGCGATGACCTGGTGGAAAAGATTCGCGGCGGCTGGTTGGAATTCGACAAGGCCGTGGCGACTCCGGACATGATGGGGGTTGTGGGCAAGATCGGGAAGATTCTTGGCCCGCGCGGCCTCATGCCCAACGCCAAGACGGGCACCGTGACCTTTGACTTGGAGAATGCCATCAAGGAACTGTTGGCCGGTAAGGTGGAATTCCGCGTGGACAAGGCCGGCGTGGTGCATGCCCCCATCGGCAAGGTTTCCTTTGGTGTGGAGAAGCTTTTGGGCAATATGCGGGTGTTGGTGGATGCCCTGGTCAAGCTTAAACCTGCCTCGGCCAAGGGGACATACCTCAAGGCCATTTCGGTGTCCTCGACCATGGGGCCGGGCATCAAGGTGGACGTGGCGAGCCTGCGCCGGGCTGAATAG
- the rplK gene encoding 50S ribosomal protein L11 has protein sequence MAKKVTAIVKLQLPAGAANPSPPVGPALGQHGVNIMEFCKAYNAKTQNQKGMIIPVEITIYQDRSFTFVTKTPPAAVLLMKAAKVEKGSGEPNKKKVGTVTMSQIEEIAKLKMPDLSAYDLEAACRTILGTAKSMGIEVQ, from the coding sequence ATGGCCAAGAAAGTCACCGCGATTGTTAAGCTACAGCTTCCCGCGGGAGCCGCGAACCCGTCGCCGCCAGTCGGTCCGGCGTTGGGTCAACACGGCGTCAACATCATGGAGTTCTGCAAGGCTTATAACGCCAAGACGCAGAACCAGAAGGGGATGATCATCCCCGTAGAGATCACCATTTACCAGGACCGGTCTTTTACCTTTGTGACCAAGACGCCGCCGGCGGCGGTGCTGCTCATGAAGGCCGCCAAGGTGGAGAAAGGTTCCGGTGAGCCCAACAAGAAGAAGGTGGGCACGGTGACCATGAGTCAGATTGAGGAGATCGCCAAGCTCAAGATGCCCGATCTTTCGGCGTATGACTTGGAGGCCGCGTGCCGGACCATTTTGGGAACGGCCAAGAGCATGGGAATCGAAGTGCAGTAG
- the nusG gene encoding transcription termination/antitermination protein NusG produces the protein MEHTTEKPKARWYIVHTYSGYEQRVEQTIKEMIRTGAAKGLVEEVVVPTERVVELVKGQKRTSTRKFYPGYVMVKMVFNDESWHMIQSIPRVTGFVGGKSRPTPLTDREAERILATMESRQEQPRPKFHFERGDDVRVIDGPFANFNGVVEEVNYDKGKLRVSVSIFGRQTPVELDFIQVSKG, from the coding sequence ATGGAACACACAACGGAGAAACCGAAGGCGCGGTGGTACATCGTTCATACCTATTCCGGGTATGAGCAGCGGGTGGAGCAGACCATCAAAGAGATGATCCGCACCGGGGCGGCCAAAGGCCTGGTGGAAGAGGTGGTGGTCCCCACCGAGAGGGTCGTGGAGTTGGTGAAGGGACAGAAGCGTACCTCCACGCGGAAATTCTATCCTGGCTACGTCATGGTGAAGATGGTCTTCAATGACGAGTCGTGGCATATGATCCAGAGTATTCCTCGCGTGACGGGTTTTGTGGGCGGTAAAAGCCGTCCGACGCCCCTTACGGATCGCGAAGCGGAACGTATTCTGGCCACCATGGAATCTCGGCAGGAGCAGCCACGTCCGAAATTTCATTTTGAGCGCGGCGATGATGTGCGCGTTATTGACGGGCCGTTTGCCAATTTCAATGGCGTGGTGGAAGAAGTGAATTACGACAAGGGGAAACTTCGCGTTTCCGTTTCTATTTTTGGCAGGCAAACCCCGGTGGAGCTGGATTTTATTCAGGTCAGCAAGGGGTAA
- the secE gene encoding preprotein translocase subunit SecE — protein MKKHPEEKVEASAGTQRIEALKHYFEQARVELKKVVFPSRQETVATSVAVVVLVTVVAVFLGLVDFILAKLMQALLS, from the coding sequence ATGAAAAAACATCCCGAAGAAAAAGTCGAGGCGTCCGCGGGAACCCAACGCATCGAGGCCCTGAAGCACTACTTTGAGCAGGCACGTGTCGAGCTGAAGAAGGTCGTCTTCCCTTCCCGGCAGGAAACCGTGGCCACGAGTGTTGCGGTGGTGGTCTTGGTGACGGTGGTGGCCGTATTTTTGGGTTTGGTGGATTTTATCCTGGCCAAGCTCATGCAGGCCCTGCTGTCGTGA
- the rpmG gene encoding 50S ribosomal protein L33, with product MRIQIHLACTECKRKNYSTEKNKKNTTAKLELKKYCPFDRRHTVHRETK from the coding sequence ATGCGCATCCAGATCCATCTCGCCTGCACTGAATGCAAGCGGAAGAATTATTCGACGGAAAAGAACAAGAAGAACACCACGGCGAAGCTGGAGCTCAAGAAGTATTGCCCCTTCGATCGCCGGCACACCGTGCATCGCGAGACGAAATAG
- the tuf gene encoding elongation factor Tu, whose translation MAKQKFERKKPHVNIGTIGHIDHGKTTLTAAITKIASMRGHGQYVGFDQIDKAPEEKERGITIATAHVEYETEKRHYAHVDCPGHADYIKNMITGAAQMDGAIIVVAATDGPMPQTREHILLARQVGVPYLVVFLNKVDLVDDEELIELVEMEVRELLTKYEFPGDEVPVIRGSALKALECESIDSPDAKPILELLDACDSYIPDPVREIDKPFLMPIEDVFSISGRGTVVTGRVERGVIKVGDEVEIVGFRETRKTTCTGVEMFRKLLDEGQAGDNIGALLRGVKRDEVERGQVLAKPGSITPHTKFVAEVYVLSKEEGGRHTPFFSGYRPQFYFRTTDVTGVVTLNEGVEMVMPGDNTTFHVQLINPVAMEKGLRFAIREGGRTVGAGVVSEIVE comes from the coding sequence ATGGCGAAGCAGAAGTTTGAACGGAAGAAGCCGCACGTCAACATTGGCACCATTGGTCACATTGACCATGGGAAGACGACGCTGACGGCAGCGATCACGAAGATTGCGAGCATGCGTGGGCATGGCCAGTACGTGGGTTTTGATCAGATCGACAAGGCTCCGGAAGAGAAGGAGCGCGGTATTACCATTGCGACGGCGCACGTGGAGTACGAGACCGAGAAGCGGCACTATGCGCATGTGGATTGCCCGGGGCACGCGGACTACATCAAGAACATGATTACGGGTGCGGCGCAGATGGACGGTGCCATCATCGTGGTGGCGGCCACCGATGGTCCCATGCCGCAGACCCGGGAGCACATTCTTTTGGCTCGTCAGGTGGGGGTGCCCTACCTGGTGGTGTTCCTCAACAAGGTGGACCTTGTGGATGACGAGGAGCTCATCGAGCTGGTGGAGATGGAAGTGCGGGAGCTTCTGACCAAGTACGAGTTCCCTGGGGACGAGGTGCCGGTGATCCGCGGCTCGGCGCTCAAGGCATTGGAGTGTGAGTCCATCGATTCTCCGGACGCCAAGCCCATTTTGGAGCTTCTGGACGCATGCGACAGCTATATTCCGGACCCGGTGCGCGAGATCGACAAGCCGTTTTTGATGCCCATTGAAGACGTGTTTTCCATTTCCGGCCGTGGCACGGTGGTGACCGGTCGTGTGGAGCGCGGTGTGATCAAGGTGGGCGACGAAGTGGAGATTGTGGGTTTCCGGGAGACCCGCAAGACCACGTGTACGGGCGTGGAGATGTTCCGCAAGCTGCTTGACGAAGGTCAGGCGGGTGACAACATCGGTGCGCTGTTGCGTGGTGTGAAGCGTGACGAGGTGGAGCGTGGTCAGGTGTTGGCCAAGCCGGGTTCCATCACGCCGCACACCAAGTTTGTGGCCGAGGTGTATGTCCTGAGCAAGGAAGAAGGCGGTCGTCATACGCCGTTCTTCTCGGGCTATCGTCCGCAGTTTTACTTCCGCACCACGGATGTGACGGGAGTGGTGACCCTCAACGAGGGTGTGGAGATGGTGATGCCGGGGGACAACACCACGTTCCACGTGCAGCTCATCAATCCTGTGGCCATGGAGAAGGGTCTGCGTTTCGCCATCCGCGAGGGTGGTCGTACCGTGGGCGCTGGCGTGGTCTCGGAAATCGTGGAGTAA
- the lpxC gene encoding UDP-3-O-acyl-N-acetylglucosamine deacetylase: protein MMGAKTAAMKRETTLLSPFRCAGVGLHSGERVEIIVRPAPAGSGIRFSLPSPSGRVLVAPRPDNVVATVLATTVGCDQARVATVEHLLAALAGMEVDNALVEVHGGEIPIMDGSALRFARLIEAAGVRQLDAPRRVARICRPVTFEDGDRSIHAHPYPGLRIEYRIRFPHPSVGSQSYCFDATPQSFLKEIAPARTFGFLQDVERLRAAGLARGGSLANAVVLGDVGVLNPEGLRFADEMVRHKVLDFLGDMAVAPYRLCGRFVVERSGHEANNRFLRWLFAHAEQYLTLGETEDRRWFSPVQSPMPAPWGLHPSGATA from the coding sequence ATGATGGGTGCAAAAACCGCGGCCATGAAACGGGAAACAACACTCCTTTCTCCCTTCCGGTGTGCAGGCGTGGGGCTCCATAGCGGCGAGCGCGTGGAGATCATCGTGCGTCCGGCCCCGGCAGGCTCGGGGATCCGTTTTTCACTCCCCAGTCCTTCGGGAAGGGTCCTCGTGGCGCCGCGGCCGGACAACGTGGTGGCTACGGTGCTGGCAACCACCGTGGGGTGCGACCAGGCGCGGGTGGCGACCGTAGAGCATCTCTTGGCCGCCCTGGCAGGGATGGAAGTGGACAACGCCTTGGTGGAAGTCCATGGGGGGGAGATCCCCATCATGGATGGCAGCGCCCTGCGCTTTGCCCGGCTCATTGAGGCCGCAGGTGTGCGGCAGTTGGATGCGCCGCGGCGGGTGGCGCGCATCTGCCGCCCGGTAACCTTTGAAGACGGAGATCGCTCCATCCATGCCCATCCCTATCCTGGGTTGCGCATTGAGTACCGTATCCGCTTTCCCCATCCCAGTGTCGGGAGCCAGTCGTACTGCTTCGATGCCACCCCACAGTCTTTTTTGAAGGAAATCGCACCGGCGCGTACTTTTGGCTTTTTGCAGGATGTGGAGCGGCTGCGGGCGGCAGGCTTGGCGCGCGGAGGCTCGCTGGCCAATGCGGTGGTGCTTGGCGACGTCGGCGTCCTCAACCCCGAGGGCTTGCGTTTTGCCGATGAGATGGTGCGCCACAAGGTCCTCGACTTTTTGGGAGACATGGCGGTGGCGCCGTATCGGTTATGCGGCCGGTTCGTGGTGGAGCGCTCCGGCCATGAGGCCAACAATCGCTTCCTGCGGTGGCTCTTTGCCCATGCCGAACAGTATTTGACGTTGGGCGAGACTGAGGATCGCCGCTGGTTTTCTCCGGTGCAGTCGCCCATGCCTGCCCCATGGGGCTTGCACCCCTCGGGGGCAACGGCGTAG
- the prmC gene encoding peptide chain release factor N(5)-glutamine methyltransferase codes for MARIAEILAYWEGRFMEAGVDSPRLSAQVLLAHVLGVDRIAVLLERAQHLSAEVEASMAALAIRRLRGEPVAYLVGEKEFYGLPLTVSPAVLIPRPETEGIVDVVRRHVPADVTGWVVDVGTGSGALAVALATVLPQARVLGTDTSAAALQVAAGNVRRHRLEGRVCLARMDLVSGVNLARCTVLVANLPYVPQGRELSREVLHFEPHIALFAGADGLEAYRRLLPQLGGMSPGALVVCEVDASHAEAALALVPGRAQHAWVELDLAGRPRYLIVVF; via the coding sequence ATGGCCCGCATCGCAGAGATCCTGGCCTATTGGGAAGGTCGATTCATGGAAGCGGGGGTGGATTCGCCGCGGCTTTCGGCGCAAGTCCTTTTGGCCCACGTGCTCGGCGTGGACCGGATTGCCGTACTCTTGGAGCGCGCGCAGCACCTGAGCGCGGAGGTGGAGGCCTCCATGGCGGCGCTGGCCATACGGCGCTTGCGCGGAGAGCCCGTGGCCTATCTGGTGGGGGAGAAGGAGTTTTACGGTCTTCCGCTGACGGTGTCGCCCGCAGTACTCATTCCGCGGCCGGAAACCGAAGGCATCGTGGATGTGGTGCGTCGGCATGTGCCTGCGGACGTTACGGGGTGGGTGGTGGATGTGGGGACCGGCAGCGGGGCCCTGGCCGTGGCCCTGGCCACGGTGCTCCCACAGGCGCGGGTGCTGGGGACGGATACGTCTGCTGCAGCGCTGCAGGTTGCTGCCGGCAACGTGCGGCGTCATCGTTTGGAGGGGCGCGTGTGCCTGGCGCGGATGGATCTGGTGAGCGGGGTGAACCTTGCACGCTGTACAGTCCTGGTGGCCAATTTGCCCTACGTGCCCCAGGGCCGGGAGCTGTCCCGAGAAGTGCTGCACTTCGAGCCGCATATCGCGCTTTTCGCCGGAGCCGATGGGCTTGAGGCATACCGACGGCTGCTGCCGCAGCTTGGGGGGATGTCCCCGGGCGCGCTTGTGGTGTGTGAGGTGGATGCCTCCCACGCCGAGGCGGCCCTGGCCCTCGTCCCAGGGCGAGCCCAGCATGCCTGGGTGGAGTTGGACCTTGCGGGACGTCCGCGGTACCTCATTGTTGTTTTCTAG